The Nocardia sp. XZ_19_385 genome window below encodes:
- a CDS encoding PaaI family thioesterase, which yields MSELRPAALPSEEHHEGGFRPMVEAIDAELANGQDTVRGGAHYGELVEQVRTLMDRARLLSPSDDLALETISILEKLNEQLEAAVVTEWSAPTWTRHDLPGRGNITLPPFIIDTADRDGVHARITFRTFHLGGNNAAHGGHISLGFDDLMGMAAAVHTGSVTRTASLTVDYRSVTPLNTELQLRAWAERQDGRKVYLRATLHDGDRLCAEAHGLFIVLKPGQQ from the coding sequence ATGAGTGAACTGCGGCCCGCGGCGCTGCCGAGCGAAGAGCACCACGAGGGCGGGTTCCGGCCGATGGTGGAGGCGATCGACGCGGAACTGGCCAACGGCCAGGACACCGTCCGCGGCGGCGCGCACTACGGCGAGCTGGTCGAGCAGGTGCGCACCCTGATGGACCGCGCCCGCCTGCTCAGCCCCAGCGATGACCTGGCCCTGGAAACGATCAGCATCCTGGAGAAGCTGAACGAGCAGCTCGAGGCCGCGGTCGTCACCGAATGGTCCGCCCCCACCTGGACCCGGCACGATCTCCCCGGCCGCGGCAACATCACGCTGCCGCCGTTCATCATCGACACCGCCGACCGCGACGGCGTGCACGCACGTATCACCTTCCGCACTTTCCACCTCGGTGGCAACAATGCGGCACACGGCGGCCACATCTCCCTCGGCTTCGACGACCTGATGGGCATGGCCGCCGCCGTCCATACCGGCTCGGTGACCCGCACCGCCTCCCTCACGGTCGACTACCGCTCCGTCACCCCCCTGAACACCGAGCTCCAGCTGCGCGCCTGGGCCGAACGCCAAGACGGCCGCAAGGTCTACCTGCGGGCCACCCTGCACGACGGCGACCGCCTCTGCGCCGAAGCCCACGGGCTCTTCATCGTCCTCAAGCCCGGCCAGCAGTAA
- a CDS encoding HAD family phosphatase, giving the protein MRITAVVFDMDGILIDSEPVWERVRRDYVAEKGGRWLPDTQKRLMGMSTGEWSEYLSAELGVGAAPDTVADDVIERMAAHYDQAVPLLPGAVEAVQRMSENWPLGVASSSPRTLINTVLGRTGLIEFFDVTFSTEEVDRGKPAPDVYVAVAAFLRKKSTDCAAVEDSSNGIRAAHAAGMRVIAAPRPEYPLDNDARDLAAHVIDGLDKLTPALVDEHI; this is encoded by the coding sequence ATGCGTATTACGGCTGTCGTCTTCGACATGGACGGCATACTGATCGACTCCGAACCGGTGTGGGAGCGGGTTCGGCGCGACTATGTCGCGGAAAAAGGCGGGCGGTGGTTACCGGATACGCAGAAGCGGCTGATGGGCATGAGCACCGGCGAATGGTCGGAATACCTCAGTGCTGAACTCGGCGTGGGCGCAGCGCCCGACACGGTTGCCGACGACGTCATCGAGCGGATGGCCGCGCACTACGACCAGGCGGTGCCGCTGCTGCCCGGCGCGGTGGAGGCGGTGCAGCGGATGAGCGAGAACTGGCCGCTGGGCGTGGCCAGCTCCTCGCCGCGGACGCTGATCAACACGGTGCTCGGCCGCACCGGGCTGATCGAATTCTTCGACGTCACCTTCTCCACCGAGGAGGTCGACCGGGGCAAGCCGGCGCCCGATGTGTACGTGGCGGTCGCGGCATTCCTCCGCAAGAAGTCGACAGACTGTGCGGCAGTGGAGGATTCGAGCAACGGCATCCGCGCCGCACACGCCGCGGGCATGCGCGTCATCGCCGCCCCGCGCCCCGAGTACCCCCTCGACAACGACGCCCGCGACCTCGCGGCGCACGTCATCGACGGGCTCGACAAACTCACCCCCGCCCTCGTCGACGAGCACATCTGA
- a CDS encoding TetR family transcriptional regulator → MAPPRKHDSDVILDAARTLVLGEGPRAASVAAIAAASGAPVGTLYHRFGNRNGVLTEAWLRALARFQAGVLAAAAESDPVAAGVAMVRAAIHFGRELPDDARLLLSLRPSDLLDGGPDDAFQSRLTGMNAPLIDHLRRIARDLTGHDGDREIDAVSRAVVDLPYAALRRHAHAPTLPTWLDDDIAAAARTLLESCRV, encoded by the coding sequence GTGGCACCACCCCGCAAGCATGATTCGGATGTGATCCTCGACGCCGCACGCACTCTGGTGCTCGGCGAGGGTCCACGCGCCGCGAGCGTCGCCGCCATCGCCGCGGCCAGTGGCGCTCCGGTCGGCACGCTGTATCACCGCTTCGGCAACCGCAACGGCGTACTCACCGAGGCATGGCTGCGCGCGCTGGCCCGGTTCCAGGCGGGCGTGCTGGCGGCCGCCGCGGAATCCGATCCCGTCGCGGCGGGCGTCGCCATGGTGCGCGCCGCCATCCACTTCGGACGCGAATTGCCGGATGACGCAAGGCTTTTACTGAGCCTGCGCCCCAGCGACCTACTCGACGGCGGACCCGACGACGCCTTCCAGTCCCGCCTCACCGGCATGAACGCCCCGCTCATCGACCACCTGCGCCGCATCGCCCGCGATCTCACCGGCCACGACGGCGACCGCGAGATCGACGCCGTCAGCCGCGCGGTCGTAGACCTCCCCTACGCCGCACTGCGCCGCCACGCCCACGCCCCCACCCTGCCAACCTGGCTTGACGACGACATCGCCGCCGCCGCCCGCACCCTCCTGGAGTCCTGCCGCGTGTGA
- a CDS encoding alpha/beta fold hydrolase: protein MVNYVELGDVRTWYDETGEGEPVLLLHGGFVDSRSFDQAVPALAERFHVYRADRRGHGRTADVAGPLSYDLMAQDTIAFLDKVIGTPAHLVGYSDGAIVALLVAIQRPDLVGKLVSISGNFHRDGLVPGVLDGFEHEEPMQRLAARYGEVSPDGEAHFRVVAEKVLSMARIEPNLTTEDLSAITARTLVLAADDDAMTLEHTIALYRAIPNSELSIIPGTSHLLVVEKPAEVYRQVGDFLTSEPPQTWQPIRRA from the coding sequence ATGGTGAACTATGTTGAGCTCGGGGATGTTCGGACCTGGTACGACGAGACCGGCGAGGGCGAGCCGGTGTTGTTGCTGCACGGCGGGTTCGTCGACTCGCGCTCGTTCGACCAGGCCGTGCCCGCGCTTGCCGAGCGTTTCCACGTCTACCGGGCAGACCGGCGTGGCCACGGCCGCACGGCGGACGTCGCGGGACCGCTGTCCTATGACCTGATGGCGCAGGACACGATCGCGTTCCTGGACAAGGTGATCGGTACTCCGGCGCATCTGGTCGGCTACAGCGACGGCGCGATCGTGGCACTGCTGGTCGCGATCCAGCGCCCGGACCTGGTCGGCAAACTGGTGTCGATCAGTGGCAACTTTCACCGGGACGGCCTGGTCCCCGGGGTGCTCGATGGGTTCGAACACGAGGAGCCGATGCAACGGCTGGCAGCCCGCTACGGCGAGGTCTCGCCGGACGGGGAGGCGCACTTCCGGGTCGTTGCCGAAAAGGTGCTGTCCATGGCGCGGATCGAACCGAACCTCACCACCGAGGATCTGTCCGCCATCACCGCCCGCACCCTGGTGCTCGCCGCCGACGACGACGCGATGACCTTGGAGCACACCATCGCCCTGTACCGGGCGATCCCGAACTCCGAACTATCCATCATCCCGGGCACATCCCACCTGCTGGTCGTCGAAAAGCCCGCCGAGGTCTACCGCCAGGTCGGCGACTTCCTCACCTCCGAACCGCCGCAAACCTGGCAGCCGATCCGCCGCGCCTGA
- a CDS encoding ABC transporter ATP-binding protein: MTGSPVLQLDDVTFRREGNQILHGISLTVRPGEHWALLGPNGAGKSTLLGFCGAVTFPTTGTVHVLGEQMGRVELARLRRSIGHVNPRHPLRYPLTVREVVLTGISATIDLPMRWTPSPDEVRRADAMIETIGLKGKADSTWPTLSQGERGRTLIARALVAEPLLLLFDEPATGLDLAAREQLLHTIDTLGETHPAVASILVTHHLEELPTTTTHALLIADGRTIAAGPAHEVLTTETVTTAFDHPVEVRHDRGRWTARAHANHPR; this comes from the coding sequence GTGACCGGTTCACCTGTCCTGCAACTCGACGACGTCACCTTCCGCCGCGAGGGCAACCAGATCCTGCACGGCATCTCGCTGACCGTGCGGCCCGGCGAGCACTGGGCGCTACTCGGACCCAACGGCGCCGGCAAGAGCACCCTGCTGGGGTTCTGCGGTGCGGTCACCTTCCCGACCACCGGCACGGTGCATGTCCTCGGGGAACAGATGGGCAGGGTCGAGCTGGCCCGGTTGCGGCGCTCGATCGGGCACGTGAATCCCCGTCACCCACTGCGGTATCCGCTCACGGTCCGCGAAGTGGTGCTCACCGGCATCTCCGCCACCATCGACCTCCCGATGCGCTGGACCCCGAGCCCCGACGAAGTCCGCCGCGCCGATGCGATGATCGAAACCATCGGCCTGAAGGGCAAAGCCGACAGCACCTGGCCCACCCTGTCCCAAGGCGAACGCGGCCGCACCCTCATCGCCCGCGCACTGGTCGCCGAACCCCTGCTACTGCTGTTCGACGAACCCGCCACCGGCCTGGACCTGGCCGCCCGCGAACAACTCCTGCACACCATCGACACCCTCGGCGAAACCCACCCCGCCGTCGCCTCCATCCTGGTCACCCACCACCTGGAGGAACTCCCGACCACCACCACACACGCCCTCCTCATCGCCGACGGCCGCACCATCGCCGCCGGCCCTGCCCACGAGGTCCTCACCACGGAAACGGTCACCACCGCCTTCGACCACCCCGTCGAGGTCCGCCACGACCGAGGCCGCTGGACGGCTCGCGCGCACGCGAACCACCCGCGCTGA
- a CDS encoding FadR/GntR family transcriptional regulator: protein MVAQVRRHPLAAQTAELLLARVRDGEWPLGHCLPGETTLAAQLGVGRSTLREAIRELAGKGVLDSRQGAGVFVTALDVTEDWDVVLRRATIAAVIEARIAIEAEAAALAAQRRTPADLRAMRRALAAREAHGEPIDVHVDADMAFHRAVIVAAHNDVLTQLFDSFLPRLRIAMIDMLKIRPVPSEAADHDAHIHLTDAIAHRKPAAAAEFSRAHLTRLKAAFS, encoded by the coding sequence ATGGTCGCCCAAGTCCGCCGCCACCCGCTGGCGGCGCAGACGGCCGAGCTGTTGCTCGCCCGCGTTCGTGACGGTGAATGGCCGTTGGGACACTGTCTACCAGGCGAAACCACCCTTGCCGCACAGCTCGGGGTCGGCCGTTCGACGCTGCGTGAGGCGATTCGCGAGCTGGCCGGGAAGGGCGTGCTCGACAGCCGCCAGGGTGCTGGTGTGTTCGTCACCGCGCTCGATGTCACCGAGGATTGGGACGTGGTGCTGCGCCGGGCCACCATCGCCGCGGTGATCGAAGCGCGGATCGCCATCGAGGCCGAGGCCGCGGCGCTCGCCGCTCAGCGCCGCACCCCCGCCGATCTGCGCGCCATGCGGCGCGCGCTGGCCGCCAGGGAAGCGCATGGGGAGCCGATCGACGTCCATGTGGACGCGGACATGGCATTTCATCGCGCCGTGATCGTCGCCGCTCACAACGATGTGCTGACCCAGCTCTTCGACAGCTTCCTGCCCCGGCTGCGGATCGCGATGATCGACATGCTGAAGATCCGCCCGGTGCCCTCCGAAGCCGCCGACCACGACGCGCACATCCACCTGACCGACGCCATCGCGCACCGAAAGCCTGCCGCCGCAGCCGAATTCAGCCGCGCCCACCTGACTCGACTGAAGGCCGCGTTCTCGTGA
- a CDS encoding LuxR C-terminal-related transcriptional regulator, giving the protein MSAGRAKVIGVVRHVQGNLPAEVTSFVGRGGEVAAAKGLLSSTRLLTLTGPGGVGKTRLSRQVGAAVRRAFPDGVWLVEVAHVHDGELVGLSVANALGLRDDTSAPLAGLIEYLADKSLLLILDNCEHLIDACAELASRLIPATTDVRILATSREPLGVDGEQIMPVAPLAVPAVDEEDSGEIRATAGGDAVSERSDALRLLTERASAANPEFRVTDANRGALAAICRRLDGIPLALELAALRLRMFTPDQVLARLDDAMRLLTTGLRTAPRRQQTLEAAIRWSYDLCTPDEQRLWEQLSVFAGGFDLDAAEAVCFLEPPAVLLDSLTGLVEKSVLNYRHDSDGSGRYTMLEPLRQFALAELAAHGDERAVRIRHREHYYLLAHRGRTDYWGSGDADWFREVTREHPNLRAALQFSLSDPDGAHRALEIANELRPFWEHYRFLLEGHRWLAEALAKDPQPSVARARALAAASVIAAMLSDTTEANRFAGECVQLATELDSAEVLVEHKLLSALLTFAASDPFGALDIAVQTAGEAEACAHHGVEMESLAFAYVCALMVADARADSIAERFLAKTADYGSHLLGGLAYWASGTNQWRNGNQDKAVAELRRAMEQFRLFDRCVWSASGFDGLAWAASAQGDYVRAARLMGAAVSVRRGSTHQLAHAMTGAVGDKVRLQVAHAMGDREFQVAFDAGAAMPLDEAMSYAIGAEPVPAPVPKAAAADVLTRREKDVARLVAAGYSNKRIATELVISIRTAESHIDHILTKLGFGSRTQIAGWATQHLV; this is encoded by the coding sequence ATGTCGGCCGGGCGTGCGAAGGTAATCGGCGTGGTGCGGCACGTGCAAGGGAACCTCCCGGCGGAGGTGACGAGCTTCGTCGGTCGTGGTGGCGAGGTGGCCGCGGCCAAAGGTCTGCTGTCCAGCACCCGGTTGCTCACTCTCACCGGGCCCGGTGGGGTAGGGAAAACGCGGCTGTCCCGGCAGGTCGGTGCCGCGGTGCGGCGGGCGTTTCCCGATGGCGTGTGGCTGGTCGAAGTGGCGCACGTGCACGACGGGGAACTGGTCGGGTTGAGCGTCGCGAACGCCCTCGGCCTGCGTGACGACACCAGCGCCCCGCTGGCCGGACTCATCGAATACCTGGCCGACAAGAGCCTGCTGCTGATCCTGGACAACTGCGAGCATCTCATCGACGCCTGCGCGGAGCTGGCCAGCCGGCTCATCCCCGCGACCACCGACGTGCGGATCCTCGCCACCAGCCGGGAACCGCTCGGCGTGGACGGTGAACAGATCATGCCGGTCGCGCCGCTGGCGGTGCCCGCGGTGGACGAGGAGGACAGCGGGGAGATCAGGGCGACGGCAGGCGGCGACGCGGTGAGCGAGCGCAGCGACGCGCTGCGGCTGCTCACCGAGCGGGCCTCGGCCGCGAATCCGGAGTTCCGGGTCACCGACGCCAATCGTGGTGCGCTGGCGGCGATTTGCCGCCGCCTCGACGGAATTCCGCTGGCGCTGGAGCTGGCGGCGCTGCGGCTGCGCATGTTCACTCCCGACCAGGTGCTGGCACGCCTGGACGACGCGATGCGGCTGCTGACCACCGGGTTGCGCACCGCACCCCGCCGGCAGCAGACACTGGAGGCGGCGATCCGGTGGAGTTACGACCTGTGCACGCCCGACGAACAGCGACTATGGGAGCAGCTGTCGGTGTTCGCCGGCGGCTTCGACCTGGATGCCGCCGAAGCCGTGTGTTTTCTGGAACCGCCTGCGGTGCTGCTGGATTCGCTGACCGGGCTGGTCGAGAAGTCGGTGCTCAACTACCGGCACGACAGCGACGGCAGCGGCCGCTACACCATGCTGGAGCCGCTGCGTCAGTTCGCGCTCGCCGAGCTCGCGGCGCACGGGGACGAGCGCGCGGTACGGATCCGGCATCGCGAACACTATTATCTGCTGGCCCATCGGGGGCGCACCGACTATTGGGGCAGTGGTGACGCCGACTGGTTCCGTGAAGTAACCCGCGAGCATCCCAATTTGCGTGCCGCGCTCCAGTTTTCACTCTCCGACCCGGACGGCGCGCACCGCGCCTTGGAAATCGCGAACGAGCTGCGGCCCTTCTGGGAGCACTACCGGTTCCTGCTGGAGGGTCACCGCTGGCTGGCGGAGGCGCTGGCAAAGGATCCACAGCCCAGCGTTGCCCGAGCGCGGGCGCTGGCCGCGGCCTCGGTGATCGCGGCCATGCTTTCCGACACCACGGAGGCCAACCGGTTCGCCGGTGAATGCGTCCAGCTGGCAACCGAATTGGACTCGGCTGAGGTGTTGGTCGAGCACAAGCTGTTGTCGGCTCTGCTGACCTTCGCGGCCAGTGATCCCTTCGGCGCGCTCGACATCGCGGTGCAGACAGCGGGGGAGGCGGAGGCGTGTGCGCATCATGGCGTGGAGATGGAGAGCTTGGCGTTCGCCTATGTCTGCGCGCTGATGGTGGCGGACGCCCGGGCCGATTCGATCGCGGAACGGTTCCTCGCGAAAACAGCCGACTATGGATCCCACCTGCTCGGTGGGCTGGCCTACTGGGCGTCGGGCACCAACCAGTGGCGAAATGGCAACCAGGACAAGGCTGTCGCGGAGTTACGCCGGGCGATGGAGCAGTTCCGGCTGTTCGATCGGTGTGTGTGGTCGGCGTCGGGGTTCGACGGGCTGGCCTGGGCGGCCTCGGCCCAGGGCGATTATGTCCGCGCGGCACGGTTGATGGGGGCCGCGGTGTCGGTCCGGCGCGGCAGCACCCATCAGCTGGCGCACGCGATGACCGGCGCCGTCGGTGACAAGGTTCGCCTCCAGGTCGCACATGCCATGGGCGACAGGGAATTCCAGGTCGCTTTCGACGCCGGCGCGGCGATGCCGCTGGACGAGGCGATGAGTTACGCGATCGGCGCCGAACCAGTTCCCGCGCCGGTGCCGAAAGCCGCTGCTGCGGATGTCCTCACGCGCCGGGAGAAGGACGTCGCCCGGCTGGTGGCCGCCGGTTACAGCAACAAGCGCATTGCCACCGAACTGGTGATCTCGATCCGCACCGCGGAGAGTCATATCGACCACATCCTCACCAAGCTCGGATTCGGTTCTCGCACACAGATTGCCGGGTGGGCGACGCAGCACCTGGTCTGA
- a CDS encoding DinB family protein → MTWKAPDIDRREPPLVGDERTQLQAYLDYHRDTLLWKCSGLSAEQLALRILPTSNLTLLGLVRHMTEVERGWFRRTAAGKDVGYVHDYDNDVDADFNALEIADGARDYARFRDEIIKCDAAVKDLALDHTFPHPRPDRTEPYSLRWVYLHMIEEYARHNGHADLLREAIDGATGE, encoded by the coding sequence ATGACGTGGAAGGCACCCGATATCGATCGACGCGAACCCCCGCTCGTCGGCGACGAGCGCACCCAACTGCAGGCCTACCTGGACTACCACCGCGACACCCTGCTCTGGAAATGCTCCGGCCTCAGCGCCGAACAGCTCGCGCTGCGCATCCTGCCCACCTCCAACCTCACACTGCTCGGCCTGGTCCGGCACATGACCGAGGTGGAGCGCGGCTGGTTCCGGCGCACCGCCGCGGGCAAGGACGTCGGCTATGTCCATGACTACGACAACGATGTCGATGCCGACTTCAATGCCCTCGAAATCGCCGACGGCGCACGCGATTACGCCCGCTTCCGGGATGAGATCATCAAATGCGACGCGGCCGTCAAAGACCTGGCGCTGGACCACACCTTCCCGCACCCTCGCCCCGACCGGACCGAACCGTACAGCCTGCGCTGGGTGTATCTGCACATGATCGAGGAGTACGCGCGGCACAACGGGCACGCGGATCTGCTCCGGGAGGCGATCGACGGGGCGACCGGCGAATAA
- a CDS encoding alpha/beta fold hydrolase has protein sequence MLTAESTTRWVTADGLKLRFHEAGSGPPLVLLHGSGPGVSGWANFGGNLPVLAEHFRCLILDQPGFGGSARPEVYERNYLRISADGVIGLLDQLDLPSAHLLGNSMGGAVATLVALEHSQRVDRLVLMAPGGVGVNVLGPEPSEGIRRLLDFTMDPTRDRVLDWLRTMVFDQSILTDELVDTRLRTAADPAAIAALRDAYATFADPALADQVPLWARLRGLRNEVLMLWGRDDRVTPAEGALLPSRQLPNADLRLFGRCGHWVQIERKAAFERAVTDFLVHGLR, from the coding sequence ATGCTGACCGCGGAGTCGACTACCCGCTGGGTCACCGCCGACGGGCTGAAACTTCGCTTCCACGAGGCTGGTTCGGGTCCGCCGCTGGTGCTGCTGCACGGTTCCGGGCCGGGGGTCTCGGGCTGGGCGAATTTCGGCGGAAACCTCCCGGTGCTCGCCGAGCACTTCCGGTGCCTCATCCTGGACCAGCCCGGGTTCGGAGGCAGTGCGCGCCCGGAAGTCTACGAGCGCAACTATCTTCGGATCTCGGCCGACGGGGTCATCGGCTTGCTCGATCAACTGGATCTGCCGAGCGCGCACCTGCTGGGCAATTCGATGGGCGGCGCGGTCGCAACCCTTGTGGCGCTGGAACATTCGCAACGCGTCGACCGGCTGGTACTCATGGCGCCCGGCGGTGTCGGGGTGAACGTCCTGGGACCCGAACCGTCCGAAGGGATTCGGCGCCTGCTCGACTTCACCATGGACCCGACCCGGGATCGAGTACTGGACTGGCTGCGCACCATGGTGTTCGACCAGTCGATCCTCACCGACGAACTGGTGGACACCAGGTTGCGCACCGCCGCCGACCCGGCGGCCATCGCCGCCCTCCGCGACGCCTACGCCACCTTCGCCGATCCCGCACTCGCCGACCAGGTTCCGTTGTGGGCACGGCTGCGCGGGCTGCGCAACGAGGTCCTCATGCTGTGGGGCCGCGACGACCGGGTGACTCCCGCCGAGGGCGCGCTGCTGCCCTCGCGCCAGCTACCCAACGCGGACCTGCGACTGTTCGGCCGGTGCGGGCACTGGGTGCAGATCGAACGCAAGGCCGCCTTCGAACGCGCGGTCACCGACTTCCTCGTCCACGGGCTGCGTTAA
- the hsaA gene encoding 3-hydroxy-9,10-secoandrosta-1,3,5(10)-triene-9,17-dione monooxygenase oxygenase subunit, producing MTNKVLDRVRDLLPGIRERAAETDRQRQVPVESIRELTEAGVFRMLQPSRFGGDEVSPVAFYEVIRAIAAACPSTGWVSSVLGVHPWQLALFPLQAQEDVWGENPDTLISSSYAPTGKLTPVEGGYEVTGRWSFSSGCAHAEWVFLGAIAPDENGDPTTYLTILVPRADYEIDDVWHVVGLSGTGSNDIVIGKAFVPHHRAFSAQEQSELRGPGQEANPAPLYKIPFAAVFSNTIVAPIIGAAEGAYEAHIERMRDRVRLSYGGQKVADDGFAQVRVARAASEIDAAILQMERNISELLRYAEAGEEIPQSVRLRTRRDQVRGTERSIQAIELLFDNSGGHSIRKPNPIERHWRDAHAGSVHVINDVERALAMFGRGEFGMLVVDRML from the coding sequence ATGACCAACAAGGTGCTCGATCGGGTTCGGGATCTGCTGCCGGGGATCCGGGAGCGGGCCGCGGAGACCGACCGGCAGCGGCAGGTGCCGGTGGAGAGCATCCGGGAATTGACCGAGGCCGGCGTGTTCCGGATGTTGCAGCCGTCGCGGTTCGGCGGTGACGAGGTGTCGCCGGTGGCGTTCTACGAGGTGATCCGGGCGATCGCGGCGGCCTGCCCGTCCACCGGGTGGGTGTCGTCGGTGCTCGGCGTGCACCCGTGGCAGCTGGCGCTGTTCCCGCTGCAGGCGCAGGAAGACGTGTGGGGCGAGAACCCGGACACGCTGATCTCGTCGTCGTACGCGCCTACCGGAAAGCTGACGCCGGTCGAGGGCGGCTATGAGGTGACCGGCCGCTGGAGCTTCTCCTCCGGCTGCGCGCACGCCGAGTGGGTGTTCCTGGGCGCGATAGCGCCGGACGAAAACGGCGACCCCACCACCTATTTGACGATTCTGGTGCCGCGCGCGGACTACGAGATCGATGACGTGTGGCATGTGGTGGGCCTGTCCGGCACCGGCAGCAACGACATCGTCATCGGCAAAGCCTTCGTCCCGCACCATCGGGCCTTCAGCGCGCAGGAGCAGTCCGAGCTGCGCGGGCCGGGCCAGGAGGCGAATCCCGCTCCGCTGTACAAGATTCCGTTCGCGGCGGTGTTCTCCAATACTATCGTCGCGCCCATCATCGGGGCCGCCGAGGGCGCCTACGAGGCGCACATCGAGCGCATGCGGGACCGGGTGCGGCTGTCCTACGGCGGGCAGAAGGTCGCCGACGATGGCTTCGCGCAGGTCCGGGTGGCGCGGGCGGCCTCGGAAATCGATGCGGCGATCCTGCAGATGGAACGCAATATCTCCGAGCTGCTGCGCTATGCCGAAGCGGGCGAGGAGATTCCGCAGTCGGTGCGCCTGCGGACCCGCCGCGATCAGGTGCGTGGCACCGAGCGGTCGATCCAGGCGATCGAGCTGCTGTTCGACAATTCCGGCGGGCATTCGATTCGCAAACCCAATCCGATCGAACGGCATTGGCGGGACGCGCACGCGGGCAGCGTGCACGTCATCAACGATGTGGAGCGGGCGCTGGCGATGTTCGGGCGCGGCGAGTTCGGGATGCTCGTCGTCGATCGGATGCTCTGA
- a CDS encoding FAD-dependent oxidoreductase, with protein sequence MNASEPSHYDLETDVLVVGYGCAGAAAAFEAASAGAEVLVLDKAGGPGGASALSGGEIYLGGGTPIQRACGFDDSPEQMAAFLRAALGPGADEQKIALYSAHSVDHFHWLVERGVPFKPSLWDSPTWVPPTDDGLMWLGENSWPFAELAAPAPRGHRPTAQDFGGKLLMDVLVSAAESAGVTAQYDTAVTDLIAAENGSAVGVRARRYGQELTVRARRGIILTTGGFVDNDQMLAAHAPRLLGHTKVSAGTDDGSGIRMAQAIGAAVRHMSTGQVGVSLVPGFAARGLVVNGRGQRFVTEDTYPGRIGQAALFRQDMDIWVILDEQAYEEVPEPQRWGVQPTHVAETPDELGALLGLPAGALEATLARYNEFAAGGTDPDFHKSSRWLRPLTPPLAAIDIKAGVRPPGQTTARRGTGASVFTLGGLHTTVDGEVLHLDGTPIPGLYAAGRASAGLHGEGYISGTSLGDGTYFGRRAGAAATATDRLSVPIIGTGH encoded by the coding sequence ATGAACGCGAGCGAGCCGTCGCACTACGATCTCGAGACCGATGTCCTGGTTGTCGGATACGGATGTGCTGGTGCCGCAGCGGCATTCGAAGCTGCGTCCGCGGGCGCGGAAGTCCTCGTACTCGACAAAGCAGGCGGGCCGGGTGGCGCTTCGGCCCTGTCCGGGGGTGAGATCTACCTCGGTGGCGGCACCCCGATCCAGCGCGCCTGCGGGTTCGACGACAGCCCTGAGCAGATGGCGGCGTTCTTGCGCGCCGCGCTGGGGCCTGGCGCCGACGAGCAGAAGATCGCGCTGTACAGCGCCCACAGTGTCGATCACTTCCATTGGCTGGTCGAGCGTGGGGTGCCGTTCAAACCGAGCCTCTGGGATTCCCCGACCTGGGTGCCACCCACCGACGACGGGCTCATGTGGCTGGGTGAGAACAGTTGGCCGTTCGCCGAACTCGCGGCCCCGGCCCCGCGCGGACATCGGCCCACGGCACAGGATTTCGGCGGGAAACTCCTGATGGACGTGCTCGTCTCAGCGGCCGAATCCGCCGGGGTGACAGCGCAGTACGACACGGCTGTGACGGATCTGATTGCCGCTGAGAATGGTTCGGCGGTCGGCGTCCGGGCTCGCAGGTACGGCCAGGAGCTCACCGTCCGGGCCCGCCGCGGAATCATCCTCACAACCGGCGGTTTCGTCGACAACGATCAGATGCTGGCCGCGCACGCCCCACGCCTGCTCGGCCACACCAAGGTGAGCGCGGGCACCGACGACGGCAGCGGCATCCGCATGGCCCAAGCCATCGGCGCGGCCGTGCGGCACATGTCCACCGGCCAGGTCGGGGTCTCCCTGGTGCCCGGATTCGCCGCCCGCGGCCTGGTGGTCAACGGCCGCGGCCAGCGCTTCGTCACCGAGGACACCTACCCCGGCCGCATCGGCCAAGCCGCGCTCTTCCGCCAGGACATGGACATCTGGGTGATCCTCGACGAGCAGGCCTACGAGGAAGTGCCCGAACCCCAGCGCTGGGGCGTCCAGCCCACCCACGTCGCCGAAACCCCCGACGAACTGGGCGCTCTGCTCGGGCTTCCAGCAGGCGCACTCGAAGCCACACTGGCCAGATACAACGAATTCGCGGCGGGCGGAACAGATCCCGACTTCCACAAGTCATCCCGCTGGCTACGCCCACTCACTCCCCCACTGGCCGCCATCGACATCAAAGCCGGTGTCCGCCCACCCGGGCAGACCACCGCCCGCCGCGGCACCGGCGCGTCGGTCTTCACCCTCGGCGGCCTGCACACCACCGTCGACGGCGAAGTCCTGCACCTCGACGGCACCCCGATCCCGGGCCTCTACGCCGCCGGCCGAGCCAGCGCGGGCTTGCACGGCGAGGGCTATATCAGCGGCACGTCCCTCGGCGACGGCACCTACTTCGGCCGCCGCGCGGGCGCCGCGGCGACAGCGACCGACCGGCTATCGGTTCCGATCATCGGGACTGGGCACTGA